The Arachis hypogaea cultivar Tifrunner chromosome 19, arahy.Tifrunner.gnm2.J5K5, whole genome shotgun sequence genome has a window encoding:
- the LOC112777527 gene encoding uncharacterized protein isoform X2, translating to MEEGIAPPSRRPWGVVASVVATRRGARVGGEEPSRSTTAEGPVAVRTVSAVVFRHRRHVVTPSSPPKALALPLLLWPPSSVACAKGEKSLENKERSHVRLVPRGRGLFSRHRCCHDHRCGFKKKGDAVEVPLIWLQNFSKRFKKW from the exons ATGGAGGAAGGAATCGCGCCGCCCAGTCGCCGTCCATGGGGAGTCGTTGCCAGCGTTGTCGCGACGAGGAGAGGAGCCCGCGTCGGAGGAGAAGAGCCGTCGCGTTCTACCACCGCTGAGGGACCAGTCGCCGTTAGAACCGTTAGTGCTGTTGTGTTCCGTCACCGCCGCCACGTCGTGACCCCGTCGTCACCACCGAAGGCTCTAGCGCTGCCGCTACTTCTATGGCCGCCATCATCTGTTGCATGTGCGAAAGGAGAGAAGAGCCTTGAGAACAAGGAAAGGAGTCATGTGAGGCTTGTGCCGAGAGGCAGAGGGCTGTTCAGCCGCCACCGCTGCTGCCATGATCACCGTTGCGGTTTCAAAAAAAAGGGGGATGCCGTCGAAGTACCTCTGATATG GTTGCAAAACTTTTCCAAAAGATTCAAGAAATGGTAA
- the LOC112777527 gene encoding uncharacterized protein isoform X1: MEEGIAPPSRRPWGVVASVVATRRGARVGGEEPSRSTTAEGPVAVRTVSAVVFRHRRHVVTPSSPPKALALPLLLWPPSSVACAKGEKSLENKERSHVRLVPRGRGLFSRHRCCHDHRCGFKKKGDAVEVPLIWLQNFSKRFKKCVWSCR; encoded by the exons ATGGAGGAAGGAATCGCGCCGCCCAGTCGCCGTCCATGGGGAGTCGTTGCCAGCGTTGTCGCGACGAGGAGAGGAGCCCGCGTCGGAGGAGAAGAGCCGTCGCGTTCTACCACCGCTGAGGGACCAGTCGCCGTTAGAACCGTTAGTGCTGTTGTGTTCCGTCACCGCCGCCACGTCGTGACCCCGTCGTCACCACCGAAGGCTCTAGCGCTGCCGCTACTTCTATGGCCGCCATCATCTGTTGCATGTGCGAAAGGAGAGAAGAGCCTTGAGAACAAGGAAAGGAGTCATGTGAGGCTTGTGCCGAGAGGCAGAGGGCTGTTCAGCCGCCACCGCTGCTGCCATGATCACCGTTGCGGTTTCAAAAAAAAGGGGGATGCCGTCGAAGTACCTCTGATATG GTTGCAAAACTTTTCCAAAAGATTCAAGAAATG TGTGTGGTCATGCAGATGA